In the Hylaeus volcanicus isolate JK05 chromosome 1, UHH_iyHylVolc1.0_haploid, whole genome shotgun sequence genome, one interval contains:
- the LOC128874073 gene encoding PI-PLC X domain-containing protein 1-like yields the protein MMVKGEILLLLHLFCDIALAAQCGKVWLTVSSLWRPIAASDKVVDAELEVNWDFDCPSSTGYPDTIKVFTANPAHDKKLKPKLTLTSLQYPRGYYRTNITVGRPPLPGGWDTKDGATHPGPHCLKHHAAVYKDGAFLTSACLQIWPTWMYDLRMLLGRLPIGSLMIPGTHNSGCYKHGDLSRRVAYQRYLLTQDRDVWTQLVHGIRYLDIRVGYYYQSIPNGTTIAEEGNHISRFWVNHDVIRITPLSAIIKDVRNFLNVARGEVVIMDFHRFPVGFEGRPSRHRRLATILWREFEDLILKPDRGVEGLGPTLNDIWTGGKRLIICYGDKHTVNEYDWLWPAMSQAWGDQQTVDGLFKYLDDVIMGPKRFRNSQNPLWAVMAELTPYSLDILFNLSGGLRQMADSVNRNLTLKFQKEWWNETNIVATDFFLGNNLIDVSIQANIKKSDIAQWRL from the exons ATGATGGTGAAGGGGGAAATATTGCTGCTTCTTCACTTGTTTTGCGACATAG CGTTGGCAGCGCAATGTGGAAAAGTATGGCTGACAGTCTCCTCCTTGTGGAGACCGATCGCAGCCAGTGATAAAGTGGTCGACGCTGAGCTAGAAGTGAATTGGGATTTCGATTGCCCGTCGAGCACTGGATACCCAGATACCATCAAGGTGTTCACTGCTAACCCAGCACATG ATAAAAAGCTCAAGCCCAAGTTGACTTTGACTTCGTTGCAATACCCCCGAGGCTATTATCGAACGAATATCACGGTAGGTCGGCCACCCCTTCCTGGGGGATGGGACACCAAGGATGGCGCGACGCATCCAGGTCCTCATTGCTTGAAACATCATGCTGCGGTTTATAAGGATGGTGCTTTCCTCACCAGTGCCTGTTTGCAGATATGGCCGACGTGGATGTACGATTTAAG GATGCTGTTGGGAAGGCTTCCGATAGGAAGCTTGATGATTCCGGGAACCCACAATTCAGGATGCTACAAGCACGGTGACCTGTCGAGGAGGGTGGCCTATCAACGATACTTGTTAACTCAGGATCGCGACGTATGGACGCAATTGGTTCACGGCATCAGATATCTGGACATCAGGGTGGGTTACTACTACCAGTCGATTCCGAATGGCACCACGATTGCCGAGGAAGGCAATCACATAAGCAGATTCTGGGTCAATCACGATGTCATTCGGATAACCCCCCTGTCCGCCATCATCAAAGACGTGAGAAACTTTTTGAACGTTGCGAGGGGAGAGGTCGTCATCATGGACTTCCATAG ATTTCCAGTGGGATTCGAGGGCAGGCCCAGTAGGCATCGACGATTGGCCACGATTCTCTGGCGAGAATTCGAAGATCTGATCCTCAAGCCCGATAGGGGTGTCGAAGGTCTTGGCCCGACCTTGAACGATATCTGGACTGGTGGTAAACGCTTGATAATCTGCTACGGTGATAAACACACCGTCAATG AGTACGACTGGCTGTGGCCCGCAATGTCCCAGGCCTGGGGCGATCAGCAGACGGTGGACGGCCTGTTCAAGTATTTGGACGACGTGATCATGGGCCCAAAAAGGTTCAGGAACAGCCAGAATCCTCTGTGGGCGGTGATGGCGGAGCTGACGCCGTATTCCCTGGACATATTGTTCAATCTGTCAGGTGGACTTCGCCAGATGGCCGACTCGGTCAATAGAAATCTGACGTTGAAGTTCCAGAAAGAATGGTGGAACGAGACGAACATAGTAGCAACAGATTTTTTCCTCGGGAACAACCTGATCGACGTTTCGATACAGGCGAACATCAAGAAGAGCGACATCGCGCAGTGGCGCTTGTAA
- the LOC128872178 gene encoding palmitoleoyl-protein carboxylesterase NOTUM, whose protein sequence is MRTEIQISVCLTALVLTIAAEEKPTNTVSVSAGSPAIQSNTIQKLIKILERYGLEEQRGLKRVYLSNRSITCNDGSQAGFYLRKSHGSKRWIIFLEGGWYCYDHKSCRNRWLRLRHLMTSTQWPETRDVGGLLSANPEENPFWWNANHVFVPYCTSDSWSGTRASPNDMFSFMGAEIVLQVVRDLIPLGLENASSLLLAGSSAGGTGVMLNLDHVHNLVRHELGLKHIAIRGVSDSGWFLDRAPYSPNGLSPVDAVHKGMELWKARMPHNCVLKHPHEPWRCYFGYRLYPTLTAPLFVFQWLFDEAQMSADNVGAPVTKQQWDYIHKMGDSLRQTFENVTAVFAPSCISHSVLTKRDWQLVKIDEVSLAQALHCWEQMPIGNHRNDTQSSIETNQPCAKSLRKLLRSGLTKGNGTSSEPGRSGKTESAADVQKVANTVVNKPNAGKSSASTQERENKKRKRRKHKGRRRDRNKEPRTKKEKHERRKAGRRKGNKQNNESNHTGMFNGTRPQRSVIPSGKRKCVQGCHFRLIERCTWPQCNHSCPKLHNPFTGEEMDFIELLKSFGLDMKSVANALGIDIQTLNSMDHDELLNLLTQRAN, encoded by the exons ATCTCCGTGTGCCTGACGGCTCTGGTGTTGACGATCGCCGCCGAGGAGAAGCCGACGAACACGGTCTCGGTGTCCGCCGGCTCGCCAGCGATCCAAAGCAACACGATCCAGAAGCTGATCAAGATCTTGGAGAGGTACGGGCTCGAGGAGCAGAGGGGCCTGAAGAGGGTCTACCTGAGCAACAGGTCGATCACTTGCAACGACGGATCCCAGGCGGGATTTTACCTGCGGAAGTCGCACGGCTCGAAGAGGTGGATCATTTTCCTGGAAGGTGGCTGGTACTGCTACGACCACAAGAGCTGCAGGAACAGGTGGCTCAGGTTGAGGCATCTGATGACGTCGACTCAGTGGCCCGAGACACGCGACG TTGGCGGTCTCCTCTCGGCGAACCCCGAGGAGAATCCATTCTGGTGGAACGCGAATCACGT ATTCGTCCCTTATTGCACGAGCGACAGTTGGAGCGGGACCAGGGCTTCGCCGAACGACATGTTTTCCTTCATGGGGGCGGAGATCGTATTGCAAGTGGTGCGGGACCTCATTCCGCTTGGTCTTGAAAACGCTAGCTCCCTTCTTTTGGCAGGCAGCAGCGCGGGTGGAACCGGTGTCATGTTGAATTTGGATCACGTGCACAATTTGGTTCGCCATGAATTAG GATTGAAACACATCGCGATAAGGGGTGTGTCCGATTCAGGGTGGTTTCTGGACAGAGCTCCCTACTCGCCGAACGGTTTGTCACCCGTGGATGCAGTTCACAAGGGGATGGAACTGTGGAAGGCCCGGATGCCACACAATTGCGTCTTGAAGCATCCACACGAACCATGGAGGTGCTATTTCGGATACAGGCTGTACCCAACGTTGACTG CGCCCCTGTTCGTTTTTCAATGGCTGTTCGACGAGGCGCAGATGTCAGCCGACAACGTGGGTGCACCGGTGACGAAGCAGCAATGGGATTACATACACAAGATGGGTGACAGCCTGCGGCAGACCTTCGAAAACGTTACCGCGGTCTTTGCCCCGAGCTGCATTAGTCACAGCGTCCTGACGAAGAGGGATTGGCAGTTGGTTAAAATAGACGAAGTTTCCTTGGCACAAGCGTTGCATTGTTGGGAACAAATGCCAATCGGGAATCACCGTAACGA CACTCAATCGTCGATCGAAACGAACCAGCCGTGCGCGAAGTCTCTCCGGAAGTTGTTGCGTTCCGGGCTGACGAAGGGAAACGGAACTTCGTCCGAGCCCGGAAGATCCGGGAAAACCGAGTCCGCGGCGGACGTGCAGAAAGTCGCGAACACGGTCGTTAACAAGCCGAACGCGGGGAAATCGTCAGCCTCGACGCAGGAACGAGAGaacaagaagagaaaaaggCGGAAGCACAAGGGTAGGCGAAGGGACAGGAACAAGGAGCCGAGGACGAAGAAGGAAAAACACGAGCGAAGGAAAGCAG GCCGCCGGAAGGGCAACAAGCAAAACAACGAGAGTAACCACACGGGCATGTTCAACGGCACCAGACCTCAGCGCTCGGTGATACCATCTGGCAAACGGAAGTGCGTCCAGGGCTGCCACTTCCGGTTAATCGAACGTTGCACTTGGCCGCAGTGTAATCACAGCTGCCCGAAGCTCCACAATCCGTTCACCGGCGAGGAGATGGACTTCATCGAGCTGCTGAAGAGCTTCGGTCTGGACATGAAGAGCGTGGCGAACGCTCTGGGCATCGACATACAGACGTTGAACAGCATGGACCACGACGAACTGCTCAATCTGCTCACGCAGAGAGCCAATTGA
- the LOC128874081 gene encoding prostaglandin E synthase-like, whose translation MDYELPIGAEGLWAVYAWWSCVLVLKMNALSWFTGRIRVARQVIHSEEDRVWMKGPDVILCPTGGGHEEVDRIRSAHRHDLETVLPFLLIAPIWLCTSPLFPVARSILSCFAFVSVLYTLMHMKIVNAPRKWKTIFSAVELCILIYMSSVSVLHYAKA comes from the exons ATGGATTACGAACTTCCAATCGGAGCTGAAGGACTGTGGGCTGTCTACGCCTGGTGGTCGTGCGTCCTTGTGCTGAAGATGAACGCTCTGTCATGGTTCACTGGACGAATTCGAGTAGCCAGACAG GTGATCCACAGCGAGGAGGACAGAGTGTGGATGAAAGGTCCCGATGTCATTTTATGTCCTACGGGAGGCGGCCACGAGGAAGTGGATCGCATTCGAAGCGCCCATCGACACGATCTTGAAACCGTGCTCCCTTTTCTGCTAATTGCACCGATATGGCTTTGTACGTCGCCGTTGTTCCCCGTGGCCAGATCGATTCTCTCATGCTTCGCGTTCGTCAGCGTGTTGTACACTCTGATGCACATGAAAATCGTGAACGCGCCTCGTaaatggaaaacaattttctccgCCGTTGAACTTTGCATCTTGATTTACATGTCCTCCGTGTCTGTGCTCCATTACGCGAAAGcttga